The following coding sequences lie in one Hydrogenophaga sp. PBL-H3 genomic window:
- a CDS encoding glutathione peroxidase → MNRVLVHGNVRFSQQLVTLCLAASGWLLSPVAQAQALTPAATSTACPALLQHRFDRLQDEKPQSLCQYSGQVVLVVNTASFCGFTSQYESLEALYARYKPQGLVVLGFPANDFGRQEPGNNQAIADFCENTFGVKFPMFSKTSVIGREANPLFKQLAQKTGESPQWNFHKYLIGRDGQAVRSYPSALDPKNPAFIKDIERFLSTKS, encoded by the coding sequence ATGAATAGAGTGCTTGTCCACGGCAATGTCCGTTTCTCCCAGCAACTGGTCACGTTGTGCCTGGCCGCCAGTGGCTGGCTGTTGAGCCCGGTGGCGCAGGCGCAGGCATTGACGCCAGCGGCCACCAGCACCGCCTGTCCGGCGCTGCTGCAGCACCGCTTTGATCGTCTGCAGGACGAAAAGCCGCAGTCACTGTGCCAGTACAGCGGGCAGGTGGTGCTGGTGGTCAACACCGCGAGCTTCTGCGGCTTCACCAGCCAATACGAAAGTCTGGAGGCGCTGTACGCCAGGTACAAGCCGCAGGGGCTGGTGGTGCTGGGCTTTCCGGCCAACGACTTCGGCCGCCAGGAGCCGGGCAACAACCAGGCGATTGCCGACTTCTGCGAGAACACCTTCGGCGTGAAATTCCCGATGTTCAGCAAGACCAGCGTGATCGGGCGTGAAGCCAATCCACTGTTCAAGCAGCTGGCGCAAAAGACCGGCGAGAGCCCGCAGTGGAACTTCCACAAGTACCTGATCGGGCGAGACGGGCAGGCCGTTCGCAGCTACCCGAGCGCGCTCGACCCCAAAAACCCTGCCTTCATCAAGGATATCGAGCGATTTTTGTCCACCAAATCGTGA
- a CDS encoding NAD(P)/FAD-dependent oxidoreductase: MYTDPHSAPAGHTPTTTHPPRVAIVGSGISGLAAAHTLHGLADITLFEAGDYFGGHTHTVDMTLPNAQGVATTFGVDTGFLVLNERTYPNLLALFAQLEVPIAKSDMSFSVQAPGAAPGGGPLEWSGCNLSTVFAQRRNLVNPRFLRMLADIVRFNRITTRLAEQGEDLRDNSPLLQPLGDFLKAQGFSDEFRDWYFLPMMGCIWSCPTDQMLAFPVATMVRFCHNHGLIQVTNRPQWYTVDGGARQYVDKITARITDKRLSTPVQRVLRDGQGVRVVSDGRVERFDAIVLACHSDQALRLLGGEASADEREVLGAIRYQPNRAVLHTDASVLPRSERAWAAWNYERAPSQGVESAQVCLHYLLNRLQPLPVAQPVVVSLNPQREIAAKHVVGEYAYDHPVFDLAAIRAQARVPALQGQLNTYFAGAWTGYGFHEDGLKSGLHAARALIDAHHLVPVTRGTDAQRAALPGVFA, translated from the coding sequence ATGTACACGGACCCCCATAGCGCCCCGGCCGGCCACACACCCACCACCACCCACCCGCCTCGCGTGGCCATCGTCGGCTCCGGAATTTCCGGGCTGGCCGCCGCCCACACCCTGCACGGCCTGGCCGACATCACGCTTTTTGAGGCGGGCGACTACTTCGGCGGCCACACCCACACGGTCGACATGACCCTGCCCAACGCGCAGGGCGTGGCCACCACCTTCGGGGTGGACACCGGTTTCCTGGTGCTCAACGAGCGCACCTACCCCAACTTGCTGGCGCTGTTTGCCCAGCTTGAGGTACCGATCGCCAAGTCGGACATGTCGTTTTCGGTGCAGGCCCCCGGCGCAGCACCCGGCGGCGGCCCTCTGGAATGGAGCGGCTGCAACCTCTCCACCGTGTTTGCCCAGCGCCGCAACCTGGTCAACCCGCGCTTCCTGCGCATGCTGGCCGACATCGTGCGCTTCAACCGCATCACGACCCGGCTGGCCGAGCAGGGCGAAGACCTGCGCGACAACAGCCCGCTGCTGCAACCGCTGGGCGACTTCCTCAAGGCGCAGGGTTTTTCCGACGAGTTCCGCGACTGGTATTTCCTGCCCATGATGGGCTGCATCTGGAGCTGCCCGACCGACCAGATGCTGGCCTTCCCGGTGGCCACGATGGTCCGCTTCTGCCATAACCACGGCTTGATCCAGGTGACCAACCGGCCGCAGTGGTACACGGTGGACGGTGGCGCTCGCCAGTACGTGGACAAGATCACCGCCCGCATCACCGACAAGCGCCTGTCCACCCCGGTGCAGCGGGTGCTGCGCGACGGCCAGGGTGTGCGCGTGGTCAGCGACGGCCGCGTCGAGCGCTTTGATGCCATCGTGCTGGCCTGCCACAGCGACCAGGCCTTGCGCCTGCTCGGTGGTGAAGCCTCAGCTGACGAGCGAGAGGTGCTCGGCGCCATCCGCTACCAGCCCAACCGCGCCGTGCTGCACACCGACGCCTCGGTGCTTCCCCGGAGCGAGCGCGCCTGGGCCGCCTGGAACTACGAACGTGCGCCCAGCCAAGGCGTGGAGTCCGCCCAGGTCTGCCTGCACTACCTGCTCAACCGCCTGCAGCCGCTGCCTGTAGCGCAGCCGGTGGTGGTGTCGCTCAATCCCCAGCGCGAGATCGCTGCGAAACACGTGGTGGGCGAGTACGCCTACGACCACCCGGTGTTTGACCTGGCCGCCATCCGCGCGCAGGCCCGCGTGCCGGCCCTGCAAGGCCAGCTCAACACGTACTTTGCAGGCGCGTGGACCGGCTACGGCTTCCATGAAGACGGCTTGAAATCGGGTTTACACGCGGCGCGTGCGCTGATCGATGCGCACCACCTGGTTCCCGTGACCCGGGGTACCGATGCTCAGCGCGCCGCGTTGCCCGGGGTGTTTGCGTGA
- a CDS encoding DUF1365 domain-containing protein yields MNTAPVAQIGFGQVRHTRHRPQRNAFAYPTYFLMLPMRSLRSQGPGALARNRGAALSFHDADHGDGRADSLQWLDELLQQHGILDAQGEVWLHTYPRVLGYTFKPVSFWYCHRADGSLRAVLAEVNNTFGERHCYLLDAPRYGQPCEATKVFHVSPFCPVRGRYRFVFMRAESTTHHAWPRTVARIDYFDDAGGDAGGQPLLNTSVSGDLQPLNARSLRRALWTYPAMTFGVMARIHWQAVRLWIKRAPFFRQPPAPGEFVSAATLPATSVNAEHSHP; encoded by the coding sequence GTGAACACCGCGCCGGTCGCGCAGATCGGCTTTGGCCAGGTGCGTCACACCCGGCACCGCCCACAACGCAACGCCTTCGCCTACCCCACCTATTTCCTGATGCTGCCCATGCGCAGCCTGCGCAGCCAGGGTCCCGGCGCGCTGGCGCGCAACCGTGGCGCAGCACTCAGCTTTCACGACGCCGACCACGGCGACGGCCGCGCGGACAGCCTGCAATGGCTCGACGAGTTGCTGCAGCAGCACGGCATTCTTGATGCGCAGGGCGAGGTGTGGCTGCACACCTACCCGCGGGTGCTCGGCTACACCTTCAAGCCGGTGAGCTTCTGGTATTGCCACCGCGCCGACGGCAGCTTGCGCGCGGTGCTGGCCGAGGTGAACAACACCTTTGGTGAGCGCCACTGCTACCTGCTCGATGCACCGCGCTACGGCCAGCCCTGTGAAGCCACCAAGGTGTTCCATGTGTCTCCGTTCTGCCCGGTGCGCGGGCGCTACCGCTTTGTCTTCATGCGCGCCGAGAGCACCACGCACCACGCCTGGCCCCGAACCGTGGCCCGCATCGACTACTTTGACGACGCCGGCGGCGACGCCGGCGGCCAACCCTTGCTCAACACCAGCGTGAGCGGCGATCTGCAACCGCTGAATGCGCGCAGCCTGCGCCGCGCGCTGTGGACTTACCCCGCCATGACCTTCGGCGTCATGGCCCGCATCCACTGGCAGGCCGTGCGCCTGTGGATCAAGCGCGCTCCCTTTTTCCGCCAGCCGCCCGCACCGGGCGAATTTGTCTCGGCAGCAACCCTGCCCGCGACTTCCGTGAACGCCGAACACAGCCATCCATGA
- a CDS encoding SAM-dependent methyltransferase, with product MNSTTASTSPAGFSLPRNAPAAARTTLQLLQRLVHGSLTLQLPDGSVQRFGQADGPHASMKLNNWAVCSASLKSGDIGFAETYIAGDWTTSNLPALLSLLVANRREVEDVIYGSWLGRFAYRIKHLLNRNSKTNSRKNIHAHYDLGNAFYGLWLDDTMNYSSAWFETPEQTMEAAQHAKVRRALRMTDVKPGDRVLEIGCGWGALAEKATTEFDAHITGVTLSTEQLEFANGRMQRIGRADRADLRLQDYRDINDAPFDAICSIEMVEAVGREYWPTYFHTVSRLLKPGGKACVQSIVIDDAHFERYIKGTDFIQQYVFPGGCLPCPSEFRAQAAKAGLEVVDEFAFGLDYARTLALWRERFLHEQERVLQLGFDQRFLRIWEFYLAYCEAAFEQGNTDVVQYTLRKPA from the coding sequence ATGAACAGCACCACCGCCTCCACCAGCCCCGCCGGGTTTTCGCTGCCACGCAACGCCCCTGCGGCTGCGCGCACTACGCTGCAGCTGCTGCAGCGCCTGGTGCACGGCAGCCTCACGCTGCAACTGCCCGACGGCTCGGTGCAGCGCTTCGGCCAGGCCGACGGCCCCCACGCGAGCATGAAGCTCAACAACTGGGCCGTGTGCTCGGCCTCGCTCAAGTCGGGTGACATCGGTTTTGCCGAGACCTATATCGCTGGCGACTGGACCACCTCCAACCTGCCGGCGCTGCTCTCGCTGCTGGTGGCCAACCGGCGCGAGGTCGAAGACGTGATCTACGGCTCGTGGCTGGGCCGCTTTGCCTACCGCATCAAGCACCTGCTCAATCGCAACAGCAAGACCAACAGCCGCAAGAACATCCACGCGCACTACGACCTGGGCAACGCGTTCTACGGCCTGTGGCTGGACGACACGATGAACTACTCGTCGGCCTGGTTCGAGACGCCCGAGCAGACCATGGAAGCCGCGCAACACGCCAAGGTGCGCCGCGCGCTGCGCATGACCGACGTGAAGCCCGGCGACCGCGTGCTGGAAATCGGCTGTGGCTGGGGCGCGCTGGCCGAGAAGGCGACCACCGAGTTCGACGCCCACATCACCGGCGTCACGCTGTCCACCGAACAACTCGAATTTGCGAACGGGCGCATGCAGCGCATCGGTCGCGCGGACCGCGCCGATCTCCGCCTGCAAGACTACCGCGACATCAACGACGCGCCGTTCGACGCGATCTGCTCGATCGAGATGGTGGAGGCCGTGGGGCGCGAGTACTGGCCCACCTACTTCCATACGGTGTCGCGCCTGCTCAAGCCGGGTGGCAAGGCCTGCGTGCAAAGCATCGTGATCGACGACGCGCACTTCGAGCGCTACATCAAGGGCACCGACTTCATCCAGCAATACGTGTTCCCCGGCGGTTGCCTGCCGTGTCCGAGCGAATTCCGAGCGCAGGCAGCCAAGGCAGGCCTGGAGGTGGTGGACGAATTCGCCTTCGGCCTGGACTACGCGCGCACACTGGCCCTCTGGCGCGAACGCTTCCTGCACGAGCAGGAGCGCGTGTTGCAGCTCGGCTTCGACCAGCGCTTCCTG